Proteins encoded together in one Miscanthus floridulus cultivar M001 chromosome 16, ASM1932011v1, whole genome shotgun sequence window:
- the LOC136512930 gene encoding mitogen-activated protein kinase kinase kinase 18-like: MAMAVSGGRWTRVRTLGRGASGAEVFLAADHDSGELFAVKSAPASSAGAELLRRERGLMAGLRSPHVVPCIGGRGGRDGSYQLFLEFAPGGSLADAAARNGGRGLDERTVAAYAADVAAGLAYVHGAGLVHGDVKPRNVVIGGDGCAKLADFGCARMAADGDGPIGGTPAFMAPEVARGEAQGPPSDVWALGCTVIEMATGRAPWAGVDDVLAAVRLIGYTDAVPEVPRWLSAEAKDFLGRCLARRPSDRATAAQLLEHPFIAYAGSCDRQAAHDAAKGGWVSPKSTLDAAFWESDSDDDDHDVVSAQSTAERIGALACPASALPDWDSDEGWIDVLSTPAEASSSDATNAPADEDVPCVDGGGAGSEEEVVRAEAAEPLDIDVDGAHNVGETDASPDHEWHLRVNSPCDGETPCKLLCDTNDAMDFVLAPILLCSPPFWISRIFLFPFSKKILPFWHKNRCFEFTRKIHRCAARTGVKP, from the coding sequence ATGGCGATGGCCGTGAGCGGGGGGAGGTGGACGCGGGTGCGGACGCTGGGCCGCGGCGCGTCGGGGGCGGAGGTGTTCCTGGCCGCCGACCACGATTCCGGGGAGCTGTTCGCGGTCAAGTCTGCGCCGGCGTCGTCGGCGGGCGCGGAGCTGCTGCGGCGGGAGCGGGGGCTCATGGCGGGGCTCCGCTCGCCGCACGTCGTCCCCTGCATCGGCGGCCGCGGCGGACGCGACGGCTCGTACCAGCTCTTCCTCGAGTTCGCGCCCGGCGGGTCGCTGGCCGACGCCGCGGCCAGGAATGGCGGGCGTGGGCTCGACGAGCGCACCGTCGCTGCCTACGCGGCCGACGTCGCCGCGGGCCTCGCGTACGTCCACGGGGCGGGGCTCGTGCACGGCGACGTCAAGCCGCGGAACGTCGTCATCGGCGGCGACGGCTGCGCCAAGCTCGCCGACTTCGGGTGCGCGAGGATGGCGGCCGACGGCGACGGGCCGATCGGCGGCACGCCGGCGTTCATGGCGCCGGAGGTGGCGCGCGGGGAGGCGCAGGGCCCGCCCTCCGACGTCTGGGCGCTCGGGTGCACCGTCATCGAGATGGCCACGGGCCGCGCGCCGTGGGCCGGCGTGGACGACGTGCTCGCCGCGGTGCGCCTCATCGGGTACACGGACGCCGTTCCGGAGGTGCCCCGGTGGCTGTCCGCGGAGGCCAAGGACTTCCTGGGAAGGTGCCTGGCGCGGCGCCCCAGCGACCGGGCCACGGCGGCGCAGCTGCTGGAGCACCCGTTCATCGCCTACGCCGGCAGCTGCGACCGCCAGGCGGCGCATGACGCCGCCAAGGGCGGATGGGTGTCGCCCAAGAGCACGCTGGACGCGGCATTCTGGGAGTCcgacagcgacgacgacgaccacGACGTCGTGTCGGCACAGAGCACCGCCGAGAGGATCGGGGCGCTGGCCTGCCCCGCTTCGGCGCTGCCGGACTGGGACTCTGACGAGGGCTGGATCGACGTGCTCTCCACACCAGCCGAAGCATCGTCGTCCGACGCGACGAACGCGCCGGCGGACGAGGACGTCCCTTGCGTCGACGGCGGCGGTGCCGGAAGCGAGGAAGAAGTGGTGAGGGCAGAGGCCGCCGAGCCCCTCGACATTGACGTTGACGGCGCCCACAATGTAGGAGAAACCGACGCTTCACCTGATCACGAGTGGCATCTCCGTGTGAATTCACCCTGTGATGGTGAAACTCCATGTAAATTACTGTGTGACACCAACGATGCAATGGATTTCGTTCTTGCCCCAATTTTGCTCTGTTCACCCCCATTCTGGATTTCCAGAATTTTTCTCTTTCCGTTTTCAAAAAAAATCCTCCCTTTCTGGCATAAGAATCGCTGCTTCGAATTCACACGTAAAATTCACCGCTGCGCTGCGCGTACAGGTGTAAAACCGTGA
- the LOC136510030 gene encoding uncharacterized protein, protein MESSVFPKLLLLALLLLLLAPVQQLQARELGGSTQEQHVGVLPSVLVLPSGGGDDGAVVVSPKLNVLPGVSRPGGLAPPAPKPGYRPQPGHEPSHDVDSSPGVTGNHKLAPPPPAGNPPPHYRRLGPAADLLRVFRDTLAHVMWLLPELLNRSLKT, encoded by the exons ATGGAGAGCTCAGTTTTTCCAAAGCTTCTTCTCCTGGCGCTCCTCCTGCTGCTTTTGGCTCCAGTGCAGCAACTCCAAGCACGAGAGCTCG GTGGTTCGACGCAAGAGCAGCACGTCGGCGTCTTGCCATCGGTGTTAGTGTtaccaagcggcggcggcgacgacggtgCGGTCGTCGTCTCTCCGAAGCTCAACGTGCTGCCCGGCGTGAGCAGGCCGGGAGGGCTCGCGCCGCCGGCGCCGAAGCCTGGTTACAGGCCGCAACCGGGGCACGAGCCATCGCATGACGTCGACTCGTCTCCCGGTGTGACCGGGAATCACAAGCTCGCGCCGCCGCCTCCCGCGGGAAACCCGCCGCCTCACTACCGCCGCCTGGGTCCGGCGGCGGACTTGCTCCGCGTGTTCCGGGACACCCTCGCCCATGTTATGTGGTTGCTGCCTGAACTGCTCAACAGAAGTCTGAAGACATGA